The Micromonospora sp. NBC_00421 DNA window AGGGCACCGACCATGATGATGGTGGCGATCTTGGCGGTGTCGGCGTCCATGCCGAGGAAGGTCGTGCCCGGCTTGATCCCGAGCAGCAGCGCGACCAGGGCGCCCGCGCCTACCATCTGGGCCAGCAGGTAGAAGATCGACACGGTGATGGTGGAGACCGCCGCCGCCGTACGCACCGGGCGCTGGCGCATCCGGAAGGCCAGCACGTCGGCCATCGTGTACCGGCCCGAGTTGCGCAGCAGCTCCGCCACCAGCAGCAGTGCCACCAGCCAGGCGACCAGGAAGCCGATGGAGTAGAGGAAGCCGTCGTAGCCGTACAGCGCGATGATGCCGGCGATGCCGAGGAACGACGCGGCCGACATGTAGTCGCCGCCGATCGCCATGCCGTTCTGGAAGCCGGAGAAGGACCGGCCGCCGGCGTAGAAGTCGGTGGCCGTCTTGGTCTGCCGGCTGGCCCAGATGGTGATGGCCAGGGTCACCGCCACGAAGACCAGGAACAGGGTGATGGTGAGGTTGCGGGCGGTGCCGCCACCCGCCTCAACCGCGAGGACCGGATTCATGGGTCACCTCCCCGATCTCGGCGCGGATGCGGTCGGCGACCGGGTCGAGCTTCCGGTCGGCGTACCGGGAGTAGAGCCAGGCGATGAGGAACGTCGAGACGAACTGGAGCAGACCGAAGACCAGCGCCACGTTGATGTTGCTGCCGAAGAGCTTCGTGCCCATGAAGTCCCGCGCGTAGGCGGAGAGGATCACGTAGAGCGCGTACCACAGGAAGAACGCGACGGTCATCGGGAAGACGAAGCTGCGCAGCGCGCGGCGCAACCCGACGAACTCGTCCGACCGTTGTACGGCCAGATAACGCTCCGCCGCCGACTCGGCCGGGGCGGGCGTGGGTGTGTCCGTGGACATTCTGTGGATCACCACCTTCACAGGCGTTGGGGTTTCGCGCACCGTAGAGAGCCCGCTGCCTGCCGGGAAAGGCCGGGATCGATCCCGGCAGCCACCTGCGCCGAACGGTCCCCCACCTGCGCCCAGTGACCCGCGTCACCCCGCTCACCGGCCGTGGGCCGGCTCTCGGGGTGGGGCGGGTCAGGGAAGTTGGTGGTAGCGGCCCCGGTAGTGCAGGAGCGGAGGGGTGTCGGTGCCGATCTCGACCGTCTCGATGGTGGCCTCGACCAGGAGGGCCCAGCCGCACTCCCGGGCGGTGTCCAGGCGGCAGCCGGCCCAGCTCCCGGCGTCGGCGGGCACCGGCCCGTAGCGGGTGTCGGTCCACGAGTCCGTGGCGAAGAGGCCGCCCGGGGAGGGGAAGAGGCCGGCGAACCGGTCGGCGAGCTGCCGGTGTGCCGGGCCCAGCGGGGCGACCGCGAACCGACCGGACTCCTCGACCGCCGCCCACAGGTCCGACTCCGGGTCGACCAGCCCGAGCAGGCGGTCCGGCTCCCCCTCGACGACCAGGGTTGACGACACGGTCAGCCCGGCCGGGCCGGGAGCCGTCCAGAGGGTCACCGGTGCGGCCAGCCTGCCCCGCAGTCGGCGTACCGGCGAGCGCTGACCGGTCGGCACCGCGAACGGGTCGGTGTGGTGGATCTCGGCACCCGGTTCTGGATTCACGTGAAACATTGTGACTCCCGCCCCACCGGGTACGGGGGACCGTCCCCACCTGACCGTTCCCGACATGCCTGGTCGGGGCCGGTGCCGGCGGGCCGGCGGCCGGTGCCGGTCGGAGCGGTCGCGCTGACCTGAGCCCAGTACCCTTTCCTGTGGTCAGTTGCGTAGAGTAGCCGAGTTCAGGGGCTGCCGAGCCGCGACTGGGCTTCGGAGTGGGGCGGCACGGTGTCGCCGACGCGAGTGGGGAAGGCGGAGGCCGGCAGATGTCTGCGGTGAGGCGCAAGGCTGTGGTGCTGCTCAGTGGGGGGCTCGACTCGGCCACGGTGCTCGCGATGGCGGTGCACGAGGGGTACGAGGCCTACGCGTTGAGCTTCCGTTACGGTCAGCGACACACGGTGGAGCTCGACGCCGCGCGTCGGGTGGCGGAGGGGCTCGGCGCCGCCCGGCACGTGGTCGCCGACATCGATCTCCGGGTCTTCGGTGGCTCGGCGCTGACCGACGACGCGCTCGCGGTGCCGCACCACGACAGCGCGGACGATCTCGGCTCGGACATCCCGATCACCTACGTGCCGGCCCGGAACACCATCTTTCTGTCCTTCGCGCTGGCGTGGGCGGAGACCCTGGACGCCTCGGACGTGTTCATCGGCGTCAGTGCCCTCGACTACAGCGGCTACCCCGACTGCCGGCCCGAGTACATCGCCGCGTACGAGCAGATGGCCAACCTGGCGACCAAGGCGGGTGTCGAGGGCCGGCAGCGGCTGCGCGTGCACACCCCCCTGATCGAGCTGACCAAGGCCGACACGATCCGTCGGGGCCTGGAGTTGGGCGTGGACTACGCCTGGACGCACAGCTGCTACGACCCGGTCGAGGGGCGCGCGTGCGGGACGTGTGACTCGTGCCTGCTGCGGGCCCGTGGGTTCGCCGAGCTCGGTCTCGTCGATCCGGCGCTGACGTCGGCGGGCGGGTGAGCCCGGTGTACCGGGTCAAGGAGATCTTCTACACCCTGCAGGGCGAGGGCACCCACGCAGGTCGGCCGGCGGTGTTCTGCCGGTTCACCAGCTGCAACCTCTGGACGGGGCGGGAACAGGACAGGCACCGCGCCATCTGCCAGTTCTGCGACACGGACTTCGTCGGCACGGACGGCCCCGGCGGGGGCCGTTTCCGTACGGCGGTCGAGTTGGCCGGCGCGGTGGCCGCGGCGTGGCAGGGGCAGGAGCATCCGCGGAGCCGCCCGTACGTGGTGTGCACCGGCGGCGAGCCGCTGTTGCAGCTGGACGACGCGGCTGTCCGGGCCCTGCACGACGAGGGTTTCGAGGTGGCGGTGGAGACCAACGGCACCCGGCCTGCCCCGGCCGGACTCGACTGGATCTGCGTGAGCCCCAAGGCGGGCGCCGAGGTGGTGCTCACCCGTGGGCACGACCTCAAGCTGGTCTATCCGCAGGCCGGGGCCGAGCCGACCCGGTTCGAGGAGCTCGACTTCGAGCACTTTCTGTTGCAGCCCATGGACGGTCCGGACCGGGTGGCCAACACCGAGGCCACGGTCCGGTACTGCCTCGACCATCCGCAGTGGCAGTTGAGTCTGCAGACACACAAGTACCTAGGAATCGCCTGATGGAAATCTTCCGGGAGTTCACCTTCGAGGCCGCGCACCGGCTGCCCAATGTGCCAGCCGGGCACAAGTGCGCCCGGCTGCACGGCCACTCGTACCGGGTGCAGGTGCACGTCGAGGGTGACGTCGACCCCGAGGCAGGC harbors:
- a CDS encoding DUF485 domain-containing protein; amino-acid sequence: MSTDTPTPAPAESAAERYLAVQRSDEFVGLRRALRSFVFPMTVAFFLWYALYVILSAYARDFMGTKLFGSNINVALVFGLLQFVSTFLIAWLYSRYADRKLDPVADRIRAEIGEVTHESGPRG
- a CDS encoding flavin reductase family protein, which produces MSGTVRWGRSPVPGGAGVTMFHVNPEPGAEIHHTDPFAVPTGQRSPVRRLRGRLAAPVTLWTAPGPAGLTVSSTLVVEGEPDRLLGLVDPESDLWAAVEESGRFAVAPLGPAHRQLADRFAGLFPSPGGLFATDSWTDTRYGPVPADAGSWAGCRLDTARECGWALLVEATIETVEIGTDTPPLLHYRGRYHQLP
- the queC gene encoding 7-cyano-7-deazaguanine synthase QueC, which encodes MSAVRRKAVVLLSGGLDSATVLAMAVHEGYEAYALSFRYGQRHTVELDAARRVAEGLGAARHVVADIDLRVFGGSALTDDALAVPHHDSADDLGSDIPITYVPARNTIFLSFALAWAETLDASDVFIGVSALDYSGYPDCRPEYIAAYEQMANLATKAGVEGRQRLRVHTPLIELTKADTIRRGLELGVDYAWTHSCYDPVEGRACGTCDSCLLRARGFAELGLVDPALTSAGG
- the queE gene encoding 7-carboxy-7-deazaguanine synthase; the protein is MYRVKEIFYTLQGEGTHAGRPAVFCRFTSCNLWTGREQDRHRAICQFCDTDFVGTDGPGGGRFRTAVELAGAVAAAWQGQEHPRSRPYVVCTGGEPLLQLDDAAVRALHDEGFEVAVETNGTRPAPAGLDWICVSPKAGAEVVLTRGHDLKLVYPQAGAEPTRFEELDFEHFLLQPMDGPDRVANTEATVRYCLDHPQWQLSLQTHKYLGIA